Part of the Clostridium sporogenes genome, TTTACCATTGTCTTTTTTAGAAGTTGGAGGTATAAATCATGATAAATAAAAGAAAAGTGAATGTGCAAAGTGTAGAACAAGAAAATACAAAAAAACTTTTTAACTTTAGTAAAATGGACTTACAAAAAGTATATAAAGAACTGAATACTGATATAAAAGGGCTAACAATCAACGAGGTAGAAAACAGAATTGAACAATACGGATTAAACCAAGTGGAACATGAGAAACCAATACCATGGTATGTACAGTTGTTTAAAGCCTTTATTAATCCTTTTGTATTAGTCTTATTAGTTCTTGCCGGTGTATCTTTAATAACTGATGTTATTTTAGTAGCACCAGAAGATAGAAGTTTCACAACCGTAATTGTGGTTGGTGTAATGGTAACAATAAGCGGTCTTTTAAAATTTTCTGAAGAGTTTAAATCAAATAAGGCTGCTGAAAAACTAAAGCAATTAGTAAGAACAACTGCTGCTGTATATAGAAAAGAATCAGATATTAAAGAGATAGATATGTCTGAAATTGTACCTGGAGATATAGTGTATCTTGCAGCAGGAGATATGATACCTGCTGATGTAAGAATAATAACAAGCAAAGATTTATTTGTAAGTCAATCCTCTTTAACAGGAGAATCTGAGCCTGTCGAAAAGTATTCAGTTTTAAAGAATGCAAATGAAGATTTAAGTGTAAGCGAACTTGATAATATATGTTTATTAGGTACTAATATTATAAGTGGAAGTGCTACTGCAGTAGTTATATCAACAGGAAATGACACATATCTTGGAACTATGGCGTCAACACTTACAGAAACTAAAAACTTGACGAGTTTTGAAAAAGGCATAAATAGTGTGAGTATGCTTCTTATAAAATTTATGTTTGTTATGGTTCCCATAGTATTTTTTATAAATGGTATTACAAAAGGAAATTGGCTAGAAGCTTTGCTTTTTGCAATATCCATAGCTGTTGGATTAACACCAGAAATGCTTCCAATGATTGTTACAACTAATCTTGCTAAAGGTGCTGTGGTTATGGCAAAACGCAAAACTGTGGTTAAAAAGCTTGATGCTATACAAAATTTTGGAGCAATGGATGTTCTTTGTACTGATAAAACAGGAACTTTGACCTTGGATAAAATTGTTGTTGAAAGATACCTAAATATACATGGGGAACAAGATCAGAGAGTTTTGAGGCATGCCTATTTAAATAGTTTTTATCAGACAGGGCTTCGTAATTTAATGGATATAGCTATATTAGAACATGGAAACGAAAAAGGTTTTAAGGAACTCGAAAAAAATTATTTGAAGGTAGATGAAATTCCCTTTGATTTTGTAAGAAGAAGAATGTCTGTTGTATTGAAAAATAATGAAGGTAAGAGACAGCTTATAACAAAAGGCGCTGTGGAAGAAATGCTTTCAATTTGTACTTTAGCAGAATATAAAGGAGAAGTTGTAGAACTTACTGAAGATATAAAAAATAAAGTGCTTCGTATGGTTACAAGATTAAATAATGAGGGCATGAGAGTTATTGCAATAGCACAAAAAAATAATATTGCAGATGAGAATAACTTTAGTGTAAAAGACGAAAGTAATATGGTTCTTATGGGATATGTAGGATTCTTGGATCCACCAAAGGATTCTGCAAAAGATGCAATAAAAGCACTCAATGAAAATGGTGTAGCTGTAAAAATATTAACTGGTGATAATGATGCAGTAACCTTAAAAATATGTAAAGAAGTAGGATTAAAAATTACTAATGTACTTTTAGGAAATGAAGTAGAAAAGATGGGTGATGATAAGTTAGCTGAGATTGTTGAAAATACTAATGTTTTTGCCAAACTTTCTCCACTTCAAAAATCAAGAATAATAAAAATACTTCAAAATAAAGGGCATACAGTAGGTTTTATGGGCGATGGTATAAATGATGCTGCTGCGCTACGTCAAGCAGATGTTGGTATTTCTGTTGATACTGCAGTAGATATTGCAAAAGAATCTGCAGATATAATTTTATTAGAAAAAAATCTTATGGTGCTAGAAGAAGGCGTTATAGAAGGAAGAAAGGTTTTCGGAAACATTATAAAGTATATAAAGATGACTGCTAGCTCTAATTTTGGTAATGTATTTAGTGTATTGGTTGCTAGTATGTTTCTACCATTTTTGCCTATGTTACCAATTCATCTTTTAATACAGAATTTATTTTATGATATATCTCAGATCTCTATTCCATGGGATACAATGGATAAAGAGTATTTAAGAAAGCCTAGAAAATGGAATGCTAGTGATATTGGAAGATTTATGATTTTTATTGGACCAGTAAGTTCTATATTTGATATAATAACTTATTTAGTAATGTGGTTTGTATTTAAAGCTAATACTCCAGCAATGCAATCATTATTCCAATCAGGTTGGTTTATAGAAGGACTTTTATCTCAGACTCTTATTGTACACATGATAAGAACTAAAAAGATACCTTTTGTTCAAAGTAGAGCTACAGCTCCTGTGCTTTTATTAACAGGAATTATAATGACAGCAGGTATTTGTATACCTTTTACATCCTTTGGAGCCTCTATTGGATTACAACCATTACCACTTTTATATTTTTCATGGCTTATAGGAATTTTATTAGCTTATTGTGTGCTAACACAATCTATAAAAAGACTATATATTAAAAAGTTTAATAGCTGGTTATAATTTATAATATAAAATAAATAGTTTCATATTAGAATTTTGTTAATATATACTTTTTAGTAGAGTAAAAAATTATTAATAATTTTAGAAGTTAATGATATAAAAGTGTAAATAAAAAATAAATAATAGCAGTCTTTTTTAATTAGAGATAAAATTAAAAAAGGTTGCTATTATTTGGTATGTATTTTCAAAATTATTAAATAAAAACTATTAAATTTTATTTGACTAAAATTTAAGTTTTTATAATTTTTTAAAATAATAAAGTTTACCATCTTCTATAGAATAATCAATAAGATTTTTATGGAAAAGGTAAGTTATAAAGGCACTTAGAGCCCCGGTATACAAGTGATATTGATTAAAGTTTAGGTTTAAATCTTCTAATATTACAAGGTTTTCTAATATATCTTCTTTAGTTAAAGGTTGATCTAAAAGTTCTAAAATTATATTTACATGCTTTTCTATATTTTTCATGTTTTTATCCACTAAATTTATTATCTCATCTTTTTCTAATACTCTATCACAGTGACTTATAACAAAATAATCAGCTTCTATATTTTTTATAATTTCTAAACTCTTTATAGATTCTTCTAAATCATAGTAGTAAGGAAGAGAATATTTTTTTATTGTTTCATCACTAAAAATACTGTCCCCTAAAAAACATACCTTTTCAGGTGTGATAAATCCTATCTGCTCTGGTGAATGGCCCTTAAGACTTATAACTTCAAATTTTTCATCATTAATTTTGTTTATTCCATAATCTAATATGTAATCTACACTTATATTTTTATTGCTTTTATATATAAGTTTTATTGGTGAAGCAGAAAACAGCATAGCTGCATTTAAGTCATGATTTTCCATAAATAGTTTTTCTTTAAAGGATGTATAAGTTAAACATCCAGGATAATTTTCTTTAAATAAGAGGTTACCACCACAATGGTCTAAATGACTATGAGTGTTTACTATGTATTTTGGATGAAGCCCATTTTCTAATAAAACCTCTTCTATTTTTTTTCCATCATATTTATTTTTCCCTGTATCGATCAATAAACAATTTTTATTTTTAAAAATATATACTCCAATGTTTGTAGGAAAATTTATATAATAAGAATTTCCTTTAATTTTAGTAAGTTCCACGAAATCACTTCCTTGATAAAATAATTGTTATTAATATAGATAATTTTTAATATATATTATTAGATAGATTTCCTAGTATAATATATAGGAATCTAAAAAAGTTTAATTTATCCCATGACTATCGGCTGTAGCACTACCACTTCTAAGAAGTGGCCATGTTAGAATTTTAAGAGAACCATTTAAAATTCTTATGTTGTGCATAATAGTGTTAATAAGGAGTTCTAGGTTTTAGATGGAGTAAAAACTTTACCCAAAACTTAGAAATCTGTTTATATATAATTTTAAGACACTATAAATTTTAACAGAAAAGAGACTACTTTTAAAATAATAATAACATAATAAATTTTTATAAGTAAACCTTACGAATTTTAAAAATATAATAATATAATAAAAATTATTATAGAATAATGAAAAACACCCAAATTCAGGGCAAATAAGTTGTAATCTAAGTATATATTTAGTAGAATTAGGATAATGTCGTGCTGATACTAAATTATATATAAAATTAAGTATTGGGGTAATTTTGAAATTTAATTTTTAAAAGGGGGATATAGTGCAATGTTAGAAAATTTACAACCAAAATCAGTATTTCATTTTTTTGAGGAATTAACTAAAATACCACATGGATCAGGGGATGAAAGAAGAATAAGTGATTATTTAGTTAATTTTGCAAAAGAAAGAAATTTAAAAGTTATTCAAGATAAATCTTTAAATGTAATAATAAGAAAACCAGCTACAAAAGGCTACGAAAATGCTCCCACTGTAATTATTCAAGGCCATATGGATATGGTTTGTGAAAAGGTTAAGGAAAGTGATCATGATTTTGAAAAAGATCCTTTAAAATTAAGAATAGATGGAGATTATTTATATGCTACAGGTACAACACTAGGGGGAGATGATGGGATTGCTGTTGCTTATGGGCTAGCTGTGTTAGATTCAAAGGATATAGCGCATCCCAGTATAGAATTTGTTGCTACAACTTCAGAAGAAACAGGTATGTATGGTGCTATGGGGCTAGATACTTCTAAATTAAATGGAAAAGTTTTGTTGAATATTGACTCAGAAGAGGAAGGAATATTTCTAGTTAGTTGTTCTGGTGGAGTAAATCCTATAGTTTCTATACCAAAAGAACATGAAAAAGCTACAGGTCAGTTTGTACAAATTGAAATAAAAGGATTGAATGGTGGACATTCAGGTATGGAAATTATAAAACAAAGAGCAAATGCTAATAAGTTAATGGGAAGAGTTTTATATGACCTAAAGAATAAAGTAGATTTTAATCTTGTTGAGATAAATGGTGGATCAAAACATAATGCTATTGCTTTACATGCTAATTCAGTATTAACAATAGATGAAAATAAATTTAATGAAGTTAAAGAAGTTTGCAATAAAGTTGAGCAAGCTTTCCAAAATGAATTTAGAGTAGAGGATCCTAACATAAAAATTATAGTTGAAAAGGTAGATAGTAGAGAAAAACAGTTAACTAAAAAGGTAACAGAAAATATAATAAATTTCTTGGTATTAGTTCCTTATGGAGTTCAAACTATGAGTAAAGATATAGAGGGTTTAGTTGAAAGTAGTTTAAATATTGGCATAGTTGAAAATAAGGAAGAGGAAATTAAAGTTACAATAGCTGTTAGAAGTTCAGTAAGTACTTTACAACTAGAAGTCGTAAATAGAATAGAGGCTCTATGTTCATTAATAGGTGCAAAATGTGTTAGGGAAGATGAGTATCCAGCATGGCAATTTGATCCAGAATCTAAAATAAAAGATTTATGTGTTGAGATATACACTAAATTATATGAAAAACCAGAAGTATCAGCTATACATGCAGGATTGGAATGTGGATTGTTTAAGGGTACTATGAAAGATACTGATATGATAAGTTTAGGACCAAATTTATATGATGTTCATACGCCAAATGAACACTTAAGTATATCTTCAGTAGAAAGAATATGGAAATTCTTAGTGGAACTATTAAAGAACATAAAATAAAAATTAATTATTGACATAGATAAGAAAAAGAGTTATATTAAAATTGTAAAATTTAATAAAATGAATCCTTCAGGGCGGGGCGTAATTCCCCACCGGCGGTAAAGTCCGCGAGCTACTTGTAGCATGATTCGGTGAAACTCCGAAACCGACAGTTAAAGTCTGGATGAAAGATAGGATTATAAATAATAATTTTTATATTGTTATTTTATTTCGTATATAAATCTCTGGAGGAAACTCTAGAGATTTTTTTATATTTAAGGGAACACTAAATAAAGTTTAAAAGATATAAAACTTTATTATGCTTTAAAAATATATATTGAAATAAGTATTAAATATAAAAATATATTTAGGAAATTATACTACTTAAAGTTAAATAATAGTTATATAAGGCGGTGTATTTAAAATGGAAGATTATAATTTTTATATGGAAAAAGCCTTAAAATTAGCTAAAAAAGGTGAGGGAAAGGTTAATCCTAATCCTAAAGTAGGAGCTATAGTTATTAAAGATAATAAGATAATTGGAGAAGGTTATCACAAATATTTTGGAGGTCCACATGCAGAAATTTACGCTCTTAGGGAAGCTGGAGAAAAAGCTAAGGGAGCTACTATATATGTTACATTAGAGCCCTGTTCCCATTATGGTAAAACTCCTCCCTGTGCAAAGGCTATAGTAAAGGCAGGAATAGCTAAGGCTGTTATAGCTATGAAAGATCCCAATTCACTAGTTCAAGGTATGGGAATAGATATTTTAAAACAAAATGGAATAGAAGTTGTAACTGGTATTATGGAAAAAGAAAGTAAAAAATTAAATGAAGTATTTATAAAATACATAACTAAAAAAGAACCTTTTGTAGTTTTAAAAACTGCTTCTACTTTAGATGGTAAGATTGCTACAAAAAAAGGAGAATCAAAATGGATAACAGGAGAAGAATCAAGATATAGAGTACACCAAATAAGAAATGATTTATCAGGGATAATGGTAGGGATAGGGACAATTATAAAAGATAATCCTCTTTTAACTACAAGAATAGAAGAAGGAAGAAGTCCAAAAGCAATAATAGTAGATTCTAATCTTAGAATTTCTTTAAAATCTAAAATCCTAGAAACAATTAATGAAAGAAGTATTTATATAGCTACAACTAAGAAACGTAAGGATTTATCAAAAAAGAATGATTTGGAAAATTTAGGGGTTAAAGTTTTAGAGTTTGAGGAAAATGAAGAGGGAAAAGTTCCATTAAAAAAATTAATGAAATATTTAGGGACAGAAGGAGTAGATAGTATTCTTTTAGAAGGAGGCAGCACATTAAATTTTTCAGCACTAAAAGAGGGGATAGTGGATAAAGTTATGTGTTTTATAGCACCCAAAATAATGGGAGGACAGGATTCAAAAAATATGATAGGTGGAAATGGGGTAGAAAGTTTAAAAGATATATTTAAATTAGAAAACTTAGAATTTGAAAAAGTAGAGCAAGATATACTTGTTGAAGGATATGTATATGATTAGATAATTATTTTAAACGTTTTAAATAATTATTAAGTAGAAAATATAAAGAAGGTGTTAATTTGTTTACAGGTATAGTTGAGGAAGTGGGGAAAATATTAAAAATAGAACCTGGCAAAGATTTTCTTCAAATAACCATAGAGGGGAATAAGGTTTTAAATCCATTAAGTTTGGGAGATAGTGTATCTGTAAATGGAGTATGTCTTACGGTAACCAGTTTTAATAGTAATAGCTTTACTGCAGACGTTATGGCAGAAACATTAAAAAAAAGTAGCCTGAAAACATTATCTAAAGGAAGTTTAGTAAATCTAGAAAGGGCTGTAACTTTAAATAAGCCTTTAGGAGGACATATAGTTTCAGGGCATATAGATGGAACAGGGGAAATAATAAATATAAAAAAAGAAGGAATTGCTACTATATTAGAAGCAAAAACAAAAAAAGATTTACTAAAATATATGGTACCTAAGGGTTCTGTAGCATTAGATGGAGTAAGCTTAACTTTAGTGGATATAAAAGAAAAAAGCTTTACAGTATCTCTAATACCTCATACAAAAGAAGAAACTATATTAATGAAGAAAAATATAGGCAGCATAGTGAATATAGAATGCGATATCTTAGGAAAATATATATATAAATTTATAAATTTAAAAAAAGAAAAAGAAACTCCAAAAAATAATATAAGCTTAGATTTTTTAAGTAAGACAGGATTTTTATAATTTAAAATTAAGATTAATTTATTAATGAATATTAGCTTAATGTGCAGTTTATACTATGTTTAAAGTATAAAGAAAAAATTATTATTTTAAACTTTATGTAATAATAAAATCTATATTATATTAAATAACTATTAACAGCTTTATTATGTATAACTAATAAAAAATTATGACAACAAGTTACTGAAAATAGGATAAAAAGTTAAGAGACGTGGATAAAGTAAGTGACAAATAGAACAATATATATTGCTATATTATGTAAAAATTTTATAAAAATTCAATAATATGTTTAGGGGGAATTTTCATGAGTTATAAATTTAATACTATAGAAGAAGCTATAGAGGATATAAAAAATGGGAAAATTATTGTAGTTGTAGATGATGAAGATAGGGAAAATGAAGGGGATCTTTTGATGGCAGCAGAAAAAGTTACTTCAGAGACTATAAATTTTATGGCTAAAGAGGGAAGAGGACTTATTTGTGCTCCCGTAAAAAAATCTAGACTGGAAGCATTAGAAATATATCAAATGGTACATAAAAATAAAGACAATTTTGGTACGGCCTTTACCGTATCAGTGGATGCAGTAGGCACATCCACAGGAATATCTGCATTGGATAGAGCCTTTACCGTATCAAAAATAGTAGATCCAAATTCCAAACCAGAGGATTTTTTAAAGCCAGGTCATGTGTTTCCTTTAGCAGCCAAAGATGGAGGAGTTTTAGTTAGAGCAGGACATACAGAAGCAGCAGTAGATATGGCAAGACTAGCAGGTTTTTCTGAAGCAGGAGTTATATGTGAAATAATGAATGAGGATGGGACTATGGCAAGGGTGCCACAGCTTATGGAATTTGTAAAAAAACATAATTTAAAAATAATAACTATAGCAGATTTAATTGAATACAGAAGTAAAGAAGAAAAATTAATAAAGGCACTAAAACCAGTAAAGCTTCCTTCTAAATATGGAAATTTTACTGCTATAGGGTATGAAAATTTAATAACTGGAGAAGAACATGTAGCTTTAGTAAAAGGAGATGTAAAAGGAGAGGAACCAGTACTAGTTAGAGTACATTCAGAATGTTTAACAGGAGATGTATTCGGGTCTTTAAGATGCGATTGTGGTGAGCAAATAGCTAAAGCTCTCATGAAAATAGAAGAAGAAGGAAAAGGAGTTTTAGTATATATGAGACAAGAAGGAAGAGGTATAGGTTTATTAAATAAACTAAAAGCCTATGCTCTTCAAGATGAAGGTATGGATACTATAGAAGCAAATTTAGCTTTAGGATTTCCTGAAGACTTAAGAGATTATGGTATAGGAGCTCAAATATTAAGGGATTTAGGTGTTAAAAATATAAAACTTATGACTAACAATCCTAAAAAAATATCAGGACTTTCAGGTTATGGTATAAAAATAGTAGATAGAGTTCCTATAGATATGGGATGCAAAAAAGAAAATATTAATTATTTAAAAACTAAAAAGGATAAAATGGGACATTTAATTGACATAATGTAGTTAAATTAATAGAAGATTAGGGGGAAATAAAATGAAAATATATGAAGGGAAATTAACAGCAGAAGGGTTAAAGGTAGGAATAATAGTTTCAAGATTTAATGAGTTTATAACATCAAAATTATTAGCAGGGTCTATAGATTGCTTAAAAAGACATGGAGCTAAAGAAGATAATATAGAAATATGTTGGGTACCCGGCGCTTTTGAAATACCTGTAATAGCAAAAAAAATGGCATCAAAGGGTAAATATGATGCAGTAATTTGTTTAGGAGCAGTAATAAGGGGGGCAACACCTCATTTTGATTATGTATCTAGTGAAGTTTCAAAGGGAGTGGCTCATGTATCATTGGATAAAGAAGTGCCAGTAATATTTGGAGTATTAACTACAGATACCATAGAGCAAGCTATAGAGAGAGCAGGTACAAAGGCAGGGAATAAAGGTTATGATGCAGCTATGTCAGCTATAGAAATGTCAAATTTAATAAAAATTTTAGATTAGAATTTTAAACTTTATTAAAGTCTAAAAGCTATATATTGATACAAATGCTAATTCATCTTATTAAGGGCTTTAAGCTTATTTTATTAAGTAGCCTAAATATTCTACTATTATAAAGATAATCAAAAATAAGAATCTCTATAAAATCATATAGAAATAAAAGAGCAGATATAAGTTAAAATTTATTACATTTTAACTTGTATCTGCTTAAATGTTTTAATCTTCATTAAGTAATTGTTTTAAATATTTAAATTAAGGGTTATATAAAGCTCAAGGAAAAGATTTGTTATTTATAAATAAATCCTAGTTGTCCTATAACTATTTGGAAAAATGTATTATGCAATGGTTTGGTATAATACTTTTATAGCTATTAAAAGAGATATAGTAGTAAAAACTGGTTTTATTACTTTAGAACCTTTATTTAAAGCTATTTTTGTTCCAAGCTTAGCACCAATTATCATTGCTAAGGATACGGGGATGGCTAGCTTATAGTTTATTTGTCTATGAAAAGCAAATAATATTAAAGAGGCCATATTGCTTATAGTAGTTAATGATTTTGAATTTCCACTAGCCCCTATAAAATCAAACTTAAAAATCCCAATTAATCCTATCATCATAAAAGCTCCTGTACCAGGACCAAAAAAACCTGTATAAAAGCCTACAGAAAAAGATAGAAATATTCCTAGTAGGGTATTTTTTTTATTTAATCCATGAAAATTATTCTTTAAGCCTACATTCTTAGAAAATAAACTGAATAAAGCTACTATAACTAATAAAATAAGAACTATGATGTTTAGGCAATTAGCATCAATACCCATTACTGCGTTAACACCTAATATAGCACCTATTAATGAAAAAGGAGCTAATATTTTAAATAGCTTTAAATTAATCTTTCCAGATTGAGCAAAATTAAAACAGCTTGTTAATGAAGAACAGGTAGCACAAAGCTTGTTTGTGCCTAAAGCCATATGGGGTGGAACTCCAGCCATTAAATATGCAGGTATAGTAATTAGTCCTCCACCACCAGCTATGGCATCTATGATTGCAGCTAAAAAACCTGCAAAACATAGAAGTAAAATAGTAAACAAAAAGACACATCTCCAATCTATAAAATTAATTTAATTTATTATTTTTTAAAAGATCATGTTTAAGTATATTATCAGAAGAATTTAATTCACTTATAGCATTATATTTTTTAGCTTTTAATTCTTCAGTTTCACTTATTTTTTTATGAGTTTTTATATCGTAATAAGTATTTATCGGGGATATATAAAATACTTTCCCATCAGTAAAGGAACCATTTCTAAAAATTACAGATTCATCTTTGTTGTTTAAAAGATCCCTTCCAAGCATAGTATTATTTTTTATATTTAATAAATTTGCTAATGTAGGGTATAAGTCTATTTGACCACAATATTCATTGTTTATTCCCTTTAATTTTTCATCAGGAGTGTGGATTATTAAAGGGACCTTTTGAAGTTCTATCCAGTTTAATTCATCTATATCTTTTCCCAGGAAATTAGACAAATCTTTTTCATTTTCTCTTGGTATAGCATAGTGATCCCCATAGATAGCTATTATAGAATTAGCTAAAATATTTTCTTTTTCTAAGTTATCTAAGAAAACACCTAATTGTTCATCCGTATAATGTATAGATTTCATATAGTTTCCTAAAAGAGTTCCTTCATATTCTCCTACATCAAATTCTCCATATTTATCTGTAGCTTCATATGGGAAATGACTTGTTAAGGTTACAACAAAAGAAAAATAAGGTTCTTTAAGCTTTTTCATTTTTCCTATAGTTTCATTTAGAAAGCATTTATCACTAAGTCCTAAACCTATTTTTTCATCTTTTTTATAATCTTTTTCACTATAAAATCGATCAATATTCATATTTTTATACATTAAGTTTCTGTTCCAAAAATTTTCTTTATATCCATGGAAGGCAGCTGTATTATATCCCTTTTCTTTAAGTTCTGAAGGGAGGGAATTAAAATGGTTACCTGCATATAAAAAGCAAGCAGCACCAGAAGCCGCTGGATATAAAGAGTTATTAGTTATAAATTCTGCATCAGAAGTACTTCCAGAAGCTATTTGATAAAAATAGTTGTTAAAGTATAAAGATTTATTTAAAAACTTATTTAAATTTGGAGTTATTTCTTTATTGTTTATTTTTTTATTTATAACAAAGTTTTGCAAAGCTTCTACCTGTATAAGTATTACATTTTTACCCTCATAGATATCTTTATATTTAGAAGAATTATAAGAGGTATTCTTTTGTGCCAGAACATTTTTTATGTCTTCTTTTTTATTAGAACTTACAGGCATTTTTCTTTTTATAAAGTTTGTACTAGAACAATAAAAATCAATATAATGATAGTTTAAAACTCCTAATTTTTCGGCAATATAAACTTTATTATACATAGTTGAAATAAGCTTTGGTTGTTCTTGAGATAATTTATAAAAACTTATAAACTCTGTAGGTATGGCAATAATTAAAGGTATAATTATTAATTTATAATGAAATTTATAATTATTTTGAGAAAACATTTCTTTCTTTTTAAGTGCTAAAAATAAAGGAATCAAAATTAATATGTCTAATATATAAACTAAATCCCAAAAGTTAAAAAGCTCCAATACGCTGGAACCCACTGCCCCTAGTTGGAAACTATTTATAAGTACAGGCAGAGAAAATAAATCTTTGAAATATCTAAAATAATTTAAATCTCCTATAATAATAATAGAAATTAAAATATTAAACAAAAGAAGAAAAATAAATC contains:
- a CDS encoding LTA synthase family protein, with the protein product MKKYKTYLYNYWDIILFFILMLTKLLTYGSKLQLKHFKYSRILYPSIASILLVIALSLIFKRKGRFIFLLLFNILISIIIIGDLNYFRYFKDLFSLPVLINSFQLGAVGSSVLELFNFWDLVYILDILILIPLFLALKKKEMFSQNNYKFHYKLIIIPLIIAIPTEFISFYKLSQEQPKLISTMYNKVYIAEKLGVLNYHYIDFYCSSTNFIKRKMPVSSNKKEDIKNVLAQKNTSYNSSKYKDIYEGKNVILIQVEALQNFVINKKINNKEITPNLNKFLNKSLYFNNYFYQIASGSTSDAEFITNNSLYPAASGAACFLYAGNHFNSLPSELKEKGYNTAAFHGYKENFWNRNLMYKNMNIDRFYSEKDYKKDEKIGLGLSDKCFLNETIGKMKKLKEPYFSFVVTLTSHFPYEATDKYGEFDVGEYEGTLLGNYMKSIHYTDEQLGVFLDNLEKENILANSIIAIYGDHYAIPRENEKDLSNFLGKDIDELNWIELQKVPLIIHTPDEKLKGINNEYCGQIDLYPTLANLLNIKNNTMLGRDLLNNKDESVIFRNGSFTDGKVFYISPINTYYDIKTHKKISETEELKAKKYNAISELNSSDNILKHDLLKNNKLN